In Paracoccus jeotgali, the following are encoded in one genomic region:
- a CDS encoding nucleobase:cation symporter-2 family protein codes for MVSNSYIDAPIRPEDERLGLAANVVYGLQHILTMYGGIIAVPLIIGQAAGLNADDIGLLITASLFAGGVATILQTIGLPFFGCKLPLVQGVSFASVATMITISGNGGIQAVFGAVMAASFLGLLITPVFAKVTRYFPPLVAGIVITTIGITLMPVAGRWAMGGRPDAPDFGSPANIMLAGVTLAIVLLLSKVGNATISRLSILLALVAGTLIAYVTGAADFSRVAQGPIMALPDIFHFGWPTFSIAATISMFIVIVVILVETSADIFAVGEIVGSKVDSRRLGDGLRADMLSSMLAPVVGSFSQSAFAQNVGLVAITGVKSRFVVATGGLILVILGLLPVLGRVVAAIPTPVLGGAGVVLFGTVAASGIRTLSKVSYKNNMNLIIVGTSIGFGTIPIVLPTFYHQFPVWFETIFHSGISSSALMAIVLNLLFNEWAAGNPDQPSVFGAATERMLRYADIAELRDGDYMLDGKIFDAEGKEVTLIPGDAH; via the coding sequence TTGGTTTCAAATTCTTACATCGACGCGCCGATTCGGCCCGAGGATGAGCGGCTGGGCCTTGCCGCCAACGTCGTTTACGGGCTGCAACATATTCTGACCATGTATGGCGGGATCATCGCCGTGCCGCTGATCATCGGGCAGGCGGCCGGGCTGAACGCCGACGATATCGGCCTGCTCATCACCGCCTCGCTTTTCGCCGGCGGCGTGGCCACGATCCTGCAGACCATCGGTCTGCCGTTCTTCGGCTGCAAGCTGCCGCTGGTGCAGGGCGTGTCCTTCGCCAGCGTCGCCACGATGATCACCATCTCCGGCAATGGCGGCATTCAGGCGGTGTTCGGCGCGGTCATGGCGGCCTCGTTTCTGGGGCTGCTGATCACGCCGGTCTTCGCCAAGGTCACCCGCTATTTCCCGCCGCTGGTGGCGGGCATCGTCATCACCACCATCGGCATCACGCTGATGCCGGTCGCCGGCCGCTGGGCCATGGGCGGCCGTCCCGACGCGCCCGATTTCGGCAGCCCGGCGAACATCATGCTGGCCGGCGTCACGCTGGCCATCGTGCTGCTGCTGAGCAAGGTCGGCAACGCCACCATCTCGCGCCTGTCGATCCTGCTGGCGCTGGTGGCGGGGACGCTGATCGCCTATGTGACCGGGGCCGCGGATTTCTCGCGCGTGGCGCAGGGGCCGATCATGGCGCTGCCCGATATCTTCCACTTCGGCTGGCCGACCTTCAGCATCGCGGCGACGATCTCGATGTTCATCGTCATCGTGGTGATCCTGGTCGAGACCTCGGCGGATATCTTCGCGGTGGGCGAGATCGTCGGCAGCAAGGTCGATTCGCGTCGTCTGGGCGACGGCCTGCGCGCCGACATGCTGTCGAGCATGCTGGCCCCCGTCGTCGGCTCGTTCAGCCAGAGCGCGTTTGCGCAGAATGTCGGCCTGGTCGCCATCACCGGCGTCAAAAGCCGCTTCGTCGTGGCGACGGGCGGGTTGATCCTGGTCATTCTGGGGCTGCTGCCGGTGCTGGGGCGCGTGGTTGCGGCGATCCCGACCCCGGTTCTGGGCGGCGCGGGGGTGGTGCTGTTCGGCACCGTCGCGGCCAGCGGCATCCGCACCCTGTCCAAGGTCAGCTACAAGAACAACATGAACCTGATCATCGTCGGCACCTCGATCGGGTTCGGGACCATTCCGATCGTGCTGCCGACCTTCTACCACCAGTTCCCGGTGTGGTTCGAGACGATCTTCCATTCCGGGATCAGCTCGTCGGCGCTGATGGCGATCGTGCTGAACCTGCTGTTCAACGAATGGGCGGCGGGCAACCCGGACCAGCCCTCGGTCTTCGGCGCGGCGACCGAGCGGATGCTGCGCTATGCCGACATCGCTGAATTGCGGGACGGCGACTATATGCTGGACGGCAAGATCTTCGACGCCGAGGGCAAGGAGGTGACGCTGATCCCCGGCGACGCGCATTGA